From Thermanaerothrix sp., one genomic window encodes:
- the pdxT gene encoding pyridoxal 5'-phosphate synthase glutaminase subunit PdxT yields the protein MRVGVVAFQGAFREHMSKLSRLGADAVPVKELEDLEGLDGIVIPGGESTVIGRFLQQEGLSSAIADRVKDGSLALMGTCAGAILTCKKVLNDPPMGSIGIFPAEARRNHYGTQKDSFQGDITLYDGQRIPGVFIRAPKLVPLEGASVLGLHQGEPVALSWGRCLLMSFHPELTEDDSMHKLFLKMSSVG from the coding sequence ATGCGGGTAGGCGTGGTGGCCTTCCAGGGGGCCTTCAGGGAACACATGTCAAAGCTTAGCCGTCTTGGGGCGGATGCCGTGCCAGTCAAGGAACTCGAAGACCTGGAGGGCTTAGATGGCATCGTGATACCCGGAGGGGAGAGCACGGTCATAGGCCGCTTCCTCCAGCAGGAGGGGCTGTCCTCCGCCATAGCGGACAGAGTGAAGGACGGATCTCTGGCACTCATGGGAACCTGCGCAGGGGCCATACTCACCTGCAAGAAGGTTTTGAACGATCCCCCAATGGGAAGCATAGGGATCTTCCCGGCGGAGGCAAGGCGGAACCACTACGGCACCCAAAAAGACAGCTTCCAAGGGGATATCACCCTTTACGACGGCCAAAGGATACCTGGGGTTTTCATAAGGGCGCCGAAGCTGGTTCCACTAGAAGGGGCTTCGGTGCTGGGACTGCACCAGGGGGAACCGGTGGCCCTATCATGGGGTCGGTGCCTTTTGATGTCCTTTCATCCGGAGCTCACCGAGGACGACTCAATGCACAAGCTGTTTCTCAAGATGTCCTCCGTGGGATGA
- a CDS encoding nucleoside hydrolase gives MKREKIILDVDPGHDDAVAMMMAASHPSVELLAVTVVAGNQTLDKTVRNALNIASLLGLKGVPVAAGMSRPMVREQIIADDIHGKTGLDGPSFDEPTVRKDPRHGVDLMIETLMNSDGDVTVVPTGPLTNVAMAMRKEPKIVEKIKRIVLMGGSYQLGNVTPAAEFNIYADPEAAHVVFSSGRPVVMMGLDLTRQVRCTSQVVSRIGAIGNRVSKVFVELMEFFAKTQREIFGWDAPPLHDPTTVAYVIDPSIFVTKPMRVDVELRGEHTYGRTCCDYFGVTKREPNAEVAVTLDLDRFWDLLEECIRRYS, from the coding sequence TTGAAGAGGGAAAAGATCATCCTTGACGTTGACCCGGGGCACGATGACGCGGTGGCCATGATGATGGCGGCGTCCCACCCGTCGGTGGAGCTCCTGGCCGTGACGGTGGTGGCTGGAAACCAGACCCTTGATAAGACTGTGAGAAACGCACTCAACATCGCGTCATTGCTGGGGCTCAAGGGCGTGCCGGTGGCGGCTGGGATGTCCCGCCCCATGGTGAGGGAGCAGATAATAGCGGACGACATACACGGGAAGACCGGCCTGGACGGTCCAAGCTTTGATGAACCCACCGTTCGGAAGGACCCAAGGCACGGGGTGGATCTTATGATCGAAACCCTGATGAACTCCGATGGGGACGTAACCGTTGTCCCAACGGGGCCTCTTACCAACGTTGCCATGGCCATGCGCAAGGAGCCTAAGATCGTAGAGAAGATAAAGCGGATAGTGCTCATGGGGGGCTCATATCAACTTGGCAACGTGACCCCTGCTGCGGAGTTCAACATATACGCGGACCCAGAGGCAGCCCACGTGGTGTTCTCCTCCGGAAGGCCGGTGGTGATGATGGGGCTTGATCTCACCAGGCAGGTTCGCTGTACCTCCCAGGTTGTTAGCAGGATAGGAGCCATAGGCAACAGGGTTTCCAAGGTTTTTGTGGAGCTCATGGAGTTCTTCGCTAAGACTCAGCGGGAGATCTTCGGATGGGACGCCCCGCCGCTTCACGATCCTACCACCGTGGCGTACGTCATAGACCCTTCCATATTCGTCACAAAGCCCATGAGGGTTGATGTGGAGCTGAGGGGAGAGCACACCTACGGGAGGACCTGTTGCGACTACTTTGGCGTAACCAAGAGGGAGCCGAACGCCGAAGTGGCCGTCACCCTGGACCTTGACAGGTTCTGGGACCTGTTGGAGGAATGCATAAGACGATACTCCTGA
- a CDS encoding ABC transporter permease, with protein MLESLADLMDNLSLVVDYTLIRSTLRSSMPIIYAAMACVITQQADILNIGVEGIMLCGAFTAVAVSYFSGSWLLALGASVLVGVAIASFMALAHIKYKSDVFVVGMGVNMFALAITKLLLNRLLNESGSFMDPAIAPMPRINLPFLGSNEVLDSLFNGYSLLEPVGILLVLFLQYMLYRTVWGLRLRCVGLNPKAAETAGIRVALRKFEVMIYSGIIGGVAGAYLSLGYSKVFAENMTNGRGFMGVAAMLFGGGDPVKSMIGCFIFGLADSVGARLQTFGFPSQFILMIPYIVTAAILSLAMYRKLRSQRARMSALSVHLEE; from the coding sequence ATGCTGGAGTCCTTGGCGGATTTGATGGACAACCTGTCCTTGGTGGTGGACTACACCCTCATAAGATCCACCCTTAGATCCTCAATGCCCATAATTTACGCCGCCATGGCGTGCGTCATAACCCAACAGGCGGATATATTGAACATAGGTGTGGAGGGCATAATGTTGTGTGGGGCTTTCACCGCCGTGGCGGTTAGCTACTTCTCCGGAAGCTGGCTCCTGGCCCTAGGGGCGTCGGTTCTCGTGGGGGTGGCCATAGCCTCTTTTATGGCCTTGGCCCACATAAAGTATAAGTCCGACGTGTTTGTGGTCGGCATGGGGGTCAACATGTTTGCCCTGGCCATAACCAAGCTCCTTCTGAACAGGCTCCTCAACGAGTCCGGTTCCTTCATGGACCCCGCCATAGCGCCCATGCCAAGGATCAACCTGCCCTTCTTAGGGTCCAATGAGGTCCTCGACAGCCTTTTTAACGGTTACTCGCTTCTGGAGCCGGTGGGGATCCTATTGGTGCTATTCCTTCAATACATGCTGTACAGGACCGTTTGGGGCCTTAGGCTCCGCTGCGTGGGGTTGAACCCAAAGGCGGCGGAGACCGCGGGCATAAGGGTGGCCCTTCGCAAGTTCGAGGTCATGATCTACTCGGGCATCATAGGCGGTGTCGCTGGAGCGTACCTGTCGTTGGGGTACAGCAAGGTCTTCGCGGAGAACATGACCAACGGAAGGGGATTCATGGGGGTGGCGGCGATGCTCTTCGGCGGAGGAGATCCAGTTAAGAGCATGATAGGCTGTTTCATCTTCGGGTTGGCGGACTCGGTGGGGGCGAGGCTTCAGACCTTTGGGTTCCCATCCCAGTTCATCTTGATGATCCCCTATATAGTCACCGCCGCTATACTTAGCCTTGCCATGTACAGAAAGCTTAGGTCCCAGAGGGCCAGGATGAGCGCCCTCTCGGTTCACCTGGAGGAGTGA
- a CDS encoding ABC transporter permease: protein MNRLLNSILTALLALVIGAGAIALMGQSPVESYVELVKGALVGKFNLGGTLEKFVPLLLTALAFSVASKASVFNVGVEGELYLGAMAAAWVGIAFGPMPWPLHLVLCFAAAVLAGALWALIPGYLKAYYDVNEVCVTILANYVAIFFTSYLVNYPLSSGLGAPQTTPVPDYLMLSRIMPPSMANTGLFMGIAILVACYWVVHKSTWGYRLRAVGENRQYAEHVGINSKAVMLWAMAASGAMGGIAGAIQVLGVFGSFVDNFSPGLAFDGMLASLIARNDIRLIPLLSFFLAALKSGALGMERFTGVPKALVDTVIALFILLASMEGLFKFKFKTNKSGSDGSVGRG, encoded by the coding sequence ATGAATAGGCTTTTGAACTCCATTCTCACCGCCCTTCTGGCCCTGGTGATAGGGGCTGGGGCCATAGCGCTGATGGGGCAGAGCCCGGTGGAGTCCTACGTGGAGCTGGTCAAGGGGGCGCTTGTTGGGAAGTTCAACCTGGGGGGTACCCTTGAGAAGTTCGTTCCGCTTCTTCTTACCGCCCTTGCTTTCTCCGTGGCCTCCAAGGCCTCGGTGTTCAACGTGGGTGTGGAGGGAGAGCTTTACCTTGGGGCGATGGCTGCCGCGTGGGTGGGCATCGCCTTTGGCCCCATGCCGTGGCCGTTGCACCTTGTGCTTTGTTTTGCCGCCGCGGTGCTGGCTGGTGCCCTTTGGGCGCTTATACCCGGCTACCTCAAGGCCTACTACGACGTGAACGAGGTCTGTGTCACCATACTGGCCAACTACGTGGCCATATTCTTCACCTCTTACCTGGTCAACTATCCCTTGTCTTCGGGCTTGGGGGCTCCCCAGACCACGCCGGTGCCGGATTATCTCATGCTATCCCGCATAATGCCTCCCAGCATGGCGAACACCGGTCTATTTATGGGCATAGCCATATTGGTGGCCTGTTACTGGGTGGTCCACAAGAGCACCTGGGGCTACCGGTTGCGGGCGGTGGGGGAGAACCGGCAGTATGCGGAACACGTGGGCATAAATTCAAAAGCGGTCATGCTGTGGGCCATGGCGGCCAGCGGCGCCATGGGCGGAATAGCTGGGGCCATACAGGTTTTGGGTGTGTTCGGCTCCTTCGTTGACAACTTCTCTCCGGGGCTAGCCTTTGACGGAATGTTGGCGTCCCTGATAGCCAGGAACGACATAAGGCTTATCCCATTGCTCTCCTTTTTTCTGGCGGCCCTCAAATCCGGGGCGTTGGGGATGGAGCGTTTCACCGGGGTCCCCAAGGCGCTGGTGGATACCGTGATAGCCCTGTTCATACTGTTGGCCTCCATGGAGGGGCTCTTTAAGTTTAAGTTCAAAACCAACAAGTCCGGATCCGATGGATCCGTCGGGAGGGGCTGA
- a CDS encoding ABC transporter ATP-binding protein, whose product MEPIVLMRDIVKDFPGVRAVDRGLFDLMPGEAHALIGENGAGKSTLMKILYGVYEADSGAITVKGETFQHQTPGEAIARGIGMVHQEFMLVQQLTVLENVILGFEPRLSMGKIDFRSAEERITSIMEEYGLWVDLKKRVNDISVGEAQRVEIIKALYRGAEVLILDEPTAVLTPQEAEGLFKVIRSLTELGKSVIFISHKLNEVMEVASRMTVMRQGRHVGTVLKSHTSIPELARLMVGRDVFLGVQRSQSAASGDVVLSVEDIYVPSSKEHAKIRGVSFQVRRSEILGIAGVDGNGQSELAEAIAGLRSVERGKVKIDGVEVQNMSPLKVREAGLAHIPEDRNTRGLNRVMTVKENLAGLAFRRPPISKGVALVEGELNRFAEGLIKTFDIRPPLADAPATGFSGGNAQKIVVAREVDSNPKVLLACQPTRGVDIGSIENIRKELVRVRDNGTAIVLISADLEEILSLSDRIAVLYEGRITGIIDADQADEEKLGLLMTGGAANE is encoded by the coding sequence ATGGAACCCATAGTTCTGATGAGGGACATAGTCAAGGACTTCCCCGGGGTCCGGGCGGTGGACCGGGGTCTTTTTGACCTGATGCCTGGGGAGGCCCATGCCCTTATAGGGGAGAACGGGGCTGGGAAATCAACGCTCATGAAGATCCTTTACGGGGTCTATGAGGCCGATTCCGGGGCCATAACGGTTAAAGGGGAGACCTTCCAGCACCAGACCCCAGGGGAAGCCATAGCCAGGGGCATAGGCATGGTGCATCAGGAGTTCATGTTGGTCCAGCAGCTTACGGTTTTGGAGAACGTGATACTCGGCTTTGAGCCCCGGTTGTCCATGGGCAAGATAGATTTCAGGTCCGCGGAGGAGAGGATAACCTCCATAATGGAGGAGTATGGGCTTTGGGTGGACCTTAAAAAGCGGGTTAACGACATTTCCGTTGGGGAGGCCCAGCGGGTGGAGATAATAAAGGCCCTGTACAGGGGGGCGGAGGTGCTGATACTTGACGAGCCCACCGCGGTTCTGACCCCCCAGGAGGCGGAGGGGCTCTTTAAGGTGATACGGTCCCTCACTGAATTGGGCAAGTCGGTCATATTCATATCCCACAAGCTGAACGAGGTCATGGAGGTGGCGTCCCGGATGACGGTGATGCGCCAGGGCCGCCACGTGGGCACCGTTTTGAAGTCTCATACGTCTATCCCCGAGTTGGCTAGGCTCATGGTGGGGCGCGACGTGTTCCTTGGGGTTCAGCGGTCTCAATCCGCCGCCTCCGGCGACGTGGTCTTAAGCGTGGAGGACATATACGTGCCAAGCTCCAAGGAGCATGCGAAGATACGGGGGGTCTCCTTCCAGGTCCGGCGCTCCGAGATACTGGGCATAGCCGGGGTTGACGGCAACGGCCAGAGCGAGCTGGCGGAGGCCATAGCTGGTTTGAGGTCCGTGGAGCGGGGCAAGGTCAAGATAGATGGGGTGGAGGTCCAGAACATGAGTCCCCTTAAGGTGAGGGAGGCGGGGCTTGCCCACATCCCTGAGGACCGAAACACCCGGGGGCTCAACAGGGTCATGACCGTCAAAGAGAACCTGGCGGGCCTGGCTTTTCGCAGGCCTCCCATATCGAAGGGGGTCGCATTGGTGGAGGGGGAGCTCAACCGTTTTGCGGAGGGGCTGATAAAGACCTTTGACATAAGGCCTCCCCTGGCGGATGCCCCTGCCACGGGTTTCTCCGGAGGCAACGCCCAGAAGATAGTGGTGGCCCGGGAGGTGGACTCCAATCCTAAGGTCCTCCTGGCATGCCAGCCCACCCGAGGGGTGGACATAGGTTCCATAGAGAACATCAGGAAAGAACTGGTCAGGGTGAGGGATAACGGCACCGCCATAGTCCTTATATCTGCGGATTTGGAGGAGATCCTGTCCCTGTCGGACCGCATAGCGGTTCTTTACGAGGGGCGGATAACGGGAATAATAGACGCGGACCAGGCGGATGAGGAGAAATTGGGGCTTCTCATGACCGGGGGTGCTGCAAATGAATAG
- a CDS encoding BMP family ABC transporter substrate-binding protein, whose amino-acid sequence MKKKVLSVLLVACMALSLMASGAMAANKPMKVALILSGFLGDKSFNDSAYKGLLKAKKDFGIELKVLESKNPADWEANLLSMASAKYDVIIGSSTQIAELIKKHAASFPDVKFGVIDGAVKAPNVESIIFAQNEGSFLAGAAAAMFTTKTNIPGVNNKKIIGWVGGMDIPVLQDFLTGYKQGAKYIDPSVKVLVSFAGSFSDPLKGKELALAQFEQGADIVMNVASTTGNGILEAAKEKGLYAIGVDMDQDGIYPGHILTSMIKRVDVATYKVVKDVKENKFKGNTVVEMGVASGGVGLTDMSVMKKALGDKFPNDILVKIKQLTEDIKSGKIKVEQYKGFKRDI is encoded by the coding sequence TTGAAGAAGAAGGTTCTTTCTGTTCTCTTGGTCGCTTGCATGGCCCTTTCTCTGATGGCCTCCGGCGCTATGGCGGCCAACAAGCCCATGAAGGTGGCGCTAATACTGTCCGGTTTTTTGGGTGACAAGTCCTTCAACGACTCCGCTTACAAGGGGCTTTTGAAGGCCAAGAAGGACTTTGGCATAGAGCTCAAGGTTCTGGAGTCCAAGAACCCCGCGGACTGGGAGGCCAACCTGCTCTCCATGGCCTCCGCCAAGTACGACGTGATAATAGGTTCCAGCACCCAGATAGCGGAGCTCATAAAGAAGCACGCCGCCTCCTTCCCGGACGTGAAGTTCGGGGTCATCGACGGCGCTGTTAAGGCCCCCAACGTGGAGTCCATCATCTTCGCCCAGAACGAGGGTTCCTTCCTGGCCGGAGCCGCCGCTGCCATGTTCACCACCAAGACCAACATTCCCGGCGTGAACAACAAGAAGATCATCGGTTGGGTTGGCGGCATGGACATACCGGTCCTTCAGGACTTCCTGACCGGTTACAAGCAGGGAGCCAAGTACATAGACCCCTCCGTTAAGGTGCTGGTGTCCTTCGCCGGGAGCTTCAGCGACCCCCTCAAGGGCAAGGAGCTGGCGCTGGCCCAGTTTGAGCAGGGGGCTGACATAGTTATGAACGTGGCTTCCACCACCGGTAACGGCATACTGGAGGCCGCCAAGGAGAAGGGGCTCTACGCCATCGGCGTGGATATGGACCAGGACGGCATATACCCCGGACACATCCTCACCTCCATGATAAAGAGGGTGGACGTGGCTACCTACAAGGTGGTTAAGGACGTCAAGGAGAACAAGTTCAAGGGCAACACCGTGGTGGAGATGGGCGTGGCCTCCGGCGGCGTGGGGCTTACGGACATGTCGGTTATGAAGAAGGCCCTGGGAGATAAGTTCCCCAATGACATACTGGTCAAGATAAAGCAGCTCACCGAGGACATAAAGTCCGGTAAGATCAAGGTGGAGCAGTATAAGGGCTTCAAGCGGGATATCTAG
- a CDS encoding LacI family transcriptional regulator — protein MKDVALLAGVSVSTVSHVLNGTRRVDPHTRERVLRAVDSLGYRPNMMARSLRRKGAPLLGLVVPDATNPYFAEVARAVEDRCYELGFSLMMASSAGQPDRERRAVEAMTSHRVGGMIIVGLGFPEEQARVLSGLEIPVVMVDRKIEGLPVDSVQSDNVGGGYLAARCLLELGHRRLGCICGPKGLGPSEDRLKGFTRALGEEGVPLDQSLVVWGDFTCPSGYALALEMLKDRSVTGIFAMNDLMALGAVRAARDLGLSVPADLSVIGFDGISIGQFLVPPLTTVAQPIAEMGAVAVDLVVARMGSERFEPVARVINCRLVERSSTGKPRLR, from the coding sequence ATGAAGGACGTGGCTTTGCTTGCCGGGGTGTCGGTTTCCACCGTGTCCCACGTCCTAAACGGTACCAGGCGGGTGGATCCTCACACCCGGGAAAGGGTGCTGAGGGCGGTGGATTCCCTGGGCTACAGGCCTAACATGATGGCCCGAAGCCTAAGGCGGAAGGGAGCGCCCCTCCTGGGCCTTGTGGTGCCCGACGCCACCAACCCCTACTTTGCGGAGGTGGCAAGGGCCGTTGAGGACCGGTGCTATGAGCTTGGATTCTCCTTAATGATGGCCAGCTCCGCAGGGCAGCCCGACAGGGAGAGGCGGGCGGTTGAGGCCATGACGTCCCACCGGGTGGGGGGCATGATAATAGTGGGTCTTGGTTTCCCCGAGGAGCAGGCCCGGGTTCTTTCGGGCCTTGAGATACCGGTGGTCATGGTGGACCGTAAGATAGAGGGTTTGCCGGTGGATTCCGTCCAGTCCGACAACGTGGGAGGCGGGTACCTGGCGGCCCGTTGCCTTTTGGAGCTTGGGCATCGAAGGTTAGGCTGCATTTGCGGCCCCAAGGGGCTTGGGCCAAGCGAAGATCGCTTGAAGGGCTTCACGAGGGCCCTTGGGGAGGAAGGGGTGCCGTTGGATCAATCCCTTGTGGTTTGGGGAGACTTTACCTGTCCTTCCGGCTACGCCCTTGCTTTAGAAATGCTTAAGGACCGCTCGGTGACCGGTATCTTCGCCATGAACGACCTGATGGCCTTGGGAGCGGTGAGGGCCGCCAGGGATCTGGGGCTTTCGGTGCCCGCAGATCTATCGGTCATCGGATTTGACGGCATATCGATCGGACAGTTTCTGGTTCCTCCCTTGACCACCGTGGCCCAGCCAATCGCTGAAATGGGGGCGGTGGCGGTGGATTTGGTGGTTGCCAGGATGGGATCTGAGCGTTTTGAGCCCGTTGCCAGGGTGATAAACTGTAGGCTGGTGGAGAGGAGTTCCACCGGGAAACCAAGGCTCCGGTAG
- a CDS encoding ribokinase, with translation MKRIVVVGSLNMDMIMRAERMPMKGETLTGGTFSTAEGGKGGNQAVACSRMGAKVTMVGKVGQDQFGDLLVESLLREGIEAKVKRSHVHTGVAQITVFQDDNSIIVAPGANRHLSPEDLDLHCFTGAHGAVFQLEIPLETVEAGLKAAKASGCITFLNPSPIRPMGEKALANCDYIVLNQVELGQLSGEDRPDTGIRKLLDLGVKGVVLTMGSQGARFVSPYQDGTVEAPKVEVVDSTGAGDAFMGAFAVMICEGRPMDEAVLAGVAAGSLACLREGAQPSMPSREQVLKLMASMP, from the coding sequence TTGAAGAGGATCGTGGTGGTGGGCTCCCTCAACATGGACATGATAATGCGGGCGGAACGGATGCCCATGAAGGGTGAGACCCTTACCGGAGGCACCTTCTCCACAGCCGAGGGCGGCAAGGGGGGCAACCAGGCGGTGGCCTGCTCCAGGATGGGAGCTAAGGTCACCATGGTGGGCAAGGTGGGACAAGACCAGTTTGGAGACCTGCTGGTGGAAAGCCTTTTACGGGAGGGGATAGAGGCCAAGGTAAAAAGGTCCCACGTCCACACCGGGGTGGCGCAGATCACGGTGTTTCAAGACGACAACTCCATAATAGTCGCCCCAGGGGCTAACCGCCACCTTTCCCCCGAGGACCTGGACCTTCATTGCTTCACGGGGGCCCATGGAGCCGTCTTCCAGCTGGAGATACCCCTTGAGACGGTGGAAGCGGGGTTGAAGGCCGCCAAGGCCAGTGGATGCATAACCTTCCTCAACCCATCGCCCATAAGGCCCATGGGAGAAAAGGCCCTGGCGAACTGCGACTACATAGTCTTAAACCAGGTGGAGCTAGGCCAACTGAGCGGCGAGGACCGGCCAGATACCGGCATAAGGAAGCTGCTTGACCTTGGGGTCAAAGGGGTAGTCCTAACCATGGGATCCCAAGGGGCCAGGTTCGTATCCCCATACCAGGACGGAACCGTTGAAGCGCCAAAGGTAGAGGTGGTTGACTCAACCGGAGCGGGCGACGCCTTCATGGGGGCCTTTGCGGTGATGATATGCGAGGGACGCCCAATGGACGAGGCGGTCCTAGCCGGCGTGGCTGCGGGATCTCTTGCGTGCCTGAGGGAAGGGGCCCAACCCTCTATGCCCTCAAGGGAGCAGGTGCTAAAGCTAATGGCTTCAATGCCATAA
- a CDS encoding methyl-accepting chemotaxis protein, giving the protein MKGSCLNRFSIKARLLAMIALLSLVLAAVVSMGIYLEKRSLGLADTMYNDFFVPSVLAMDCLVHGRAIQGNLLRITFASDPAKVEQLASDIARRAKQVDENISRWENTVLTDYEKERLPKAKELLKAYRAVLREALDLARSGRGEEARELFEQRGFPAFEEYQKEMRALSDYLRNEAAKRNQDNRRYSVSALWVMGVGSVSAVILMLAAGLFVCLSLSRRLAFMEQGVRAFAEGDLSMVFDEEGADEVASVGRSLNQMASNLSRSMEDIRSMAEALGKEGEDFSAVSQETIAAAQESKANVDEVSRQMDSLSASASEISSSVEEVSSGAQMSAQRSTDIADRVEVARASGSEGASSVARVAQRIESVAEASSAMAGEVRRLVDSAREIQSFVAEISGIADQTNLLALNAAIEAARAGEHGRGFAVVAEEVRKLAEESNGAARKISELANTITEELKRVVESSDENSRLSQEASSLAREAERTIESVISALSEISSATQDLAAVSEEQAASSEEISAAVRDIAAEVSKAASSSDVVRDQMSEVTKAAERVAEGAEDMVKLASNLLGMIAHFKTKHGQLSAGAVQRGAALPPPRG; this is encoded by the coding sequence ATGAAGGGCAGCTGCTTAAACCGGTTCAGCATCAAAGCCAGGCTTTTGGCCATGATAGCCCTTCTGAGCCTGGTCCTTGCGGCGGTGGTTTCCATGGGAATATACCTCGAGAAGAGGTCCTTGGGTTTGGCCGATACCATGTACAACGATTTCTTCGTGCCATCGGTGCTTGCCATGGACTGTCTTGTGCACGGCCGCGCCATCCAGGGCAACCTTTTGAGGATCACCTTTGCCTCCGATCCCGCTAAGGTTGAGCAGCTGGCCAGTGACATCGCCAGGAGGGCGAAGCAGGTGGATGAGAACATATCCCGGTGGGAGAACACCGTGTTGACAGATTACGAAAAGGAGCGCCTCCCCAAGGCTAAGGAGCTGCTGAAAGCTTATAGGGCCGTGTTGCGGGAGGCTTTGGACCTTGCAAGGTCCGGCCGCGGGGAGGAGGCCCGGGAGCTCTTCGAGCAGAGGGGCTTCCCCGCCTTTGAGGAGTATCAAAAGGAGATGAGGGCTCTTTCTGATTACCTGCGCAATGAGGCGGCCAAGAGGAACCAGGACAACCGCAGGTACTCCGTCAGCGCCCTATGGGTCATGGGTGTGGGTTCCGTCTCGGCGGTGATCCTGATGTTGGCGGCGGGGTTGTTCGTATGCCTCAGCCTGTCAAGGCGTCTTGCTTTCATGGAGCAAGGGGTTAGGGCCTTTGCGGAGGGGGATCTGTCCATGGTTTTTGACGAAGAGGGGGCCGATGAGGTGGCGTCGGTCGGGCGGTCCCTTAACCAGATGGCCTCAAACCTCAGTCGCTCCATGGAGGACATAAGGTCCATGGCGGAGGCTTTGGGCAAGGAAGGGGAGGACTTTTCCGCGGTGTCTCAGGAGACCATAGCCGCCGCCCAGGAGTCCAAGGCCAACGTGGACGAGGTGTCAAGGCAGATGGACTCCCTCTCCGCCTCGGCGTCGGAGATAAGCTCTTCCGTGGAGGAGGTCTCGTCGGGAGCCCAGATGTCGGCCCAGAGGAGCACTGATATAGCCGACCGGGTGGAGGTGGCCAGGGCCTCCGGCTCGGAGGGGGCTTCCTCCGTGGCCCGGGTGGCTCAGCGCATAGAAAGCGTGGCGGAGGCTTCAAGCGCCATGGCCGGGGAGGTGAGGCGCCTTGTGGACAGCGCCAGGGAGATACAGTCCTTTGTGGCGGAGATAAGCGGCATAGCGGATCAGACCAATCTTTTGGCCTTGAACGCCGCCATAGAGGCCGCCAGGGCGGGGGAGCATGGGCGGGGTTTTGCGGTGGTGGCCGAGGAGGTCCGCAAGCTTGCGGAGGAGTCCAACGGGGCGGCCAGGAAGATCTCGGAGCTGGCAAACACCATAACCGAGGAGCTCAAGCGGGTGGTGGAGTCGTCGGACGAGAACTCCCGCCTGTCCCAGGAGGCTTCCTCTTTGGCCAGGGAGGCTGAGAGGACCATAGAGAGCGTAATATCCGCCCTTTCTGAGATATCCTCCGCCACCCAGGACCTGGCGGCGGTGTCGGAGGAGCAGGCGGCGTCCAGCGAGGAGATATCCGCCGCGGTGAGGGACATAGCCGCTGAGGTGTCCAAGGCGGCCTCTTCTTCGGATGTGGTGAGGGATCAGATGTCCGAGGTGACCAAGGCCGCGGAGAGGGTGGCGGAGGGAGCAGAGGACATGGTGAAGCTTGCCTCGAACCTCTTGGGAATGATAGCCCATTTCAAGACCAAGCATGGCCAGCTGTCCGCGGGCGCAGTACAAAGAGGTGCCGCTCTGCCCCCTCCCAGGGGTTAG